In Methanoculleus sp. SDB, the DNA window GATCCGGTAGGCCTTTCCGATCCGGTACGCGTGAAGCTCACCCCGCCGGATCAGTTCGCGGACCAGTTCTTCGGTGATCTTGAGCCGTTCTGCTACTTCAGGAATGGCATAAAAATTCTGATCCGAAAAAATCCGGTGCGACTGGGAGGACCTGCGGCGCCCGAGTGCCTTGAGATACTCCTCTCCCGGAGATGACGCTGCCTTTTTATTGCTATCCTTTTTCGGAGGATCCTGATGATTGTTCTGTGGGGCCATGGTTGAGAGGTCTATTTCTATGTATCATGATGTATTAAGGTACAAAAAGGTATAATACCCTATAAGTATAAAAAAGTTATTGTTTAGCCACGCACCATAATAAACGTCTGTTTTGCCATTATAACCAGTTTCAAAAAAATGACGGTGAACGGCCTTTCACTTCGGGCAGATAAAAGATTCATGAAAAACCAACCCATTACCTGAACACTGCGATATCCTTTTCACATCACGGATAGGAGGAACTCCCATGACAGAACTCACACGCGGCATGCCGGCCCCGGCCTTCTGCCTTCCGGACGCGGACGGAAAAGAAGTCTGCCTTGCGGATTTCAAAGATCGCTGGCTCATCCTCTACTTCTACCCGAAGGACAACTCATCGGGATGCACGCTCGAGGCCCGGTCCTTTTCCGACGAGATGGAGGACTTTGCCCGCCTCGAGGCCGCAATCATCGGCATCAGCCCGGATTCAGTTACGAGCCACAAGCGGTTCGCCGAAAAGCAAAACCTCTCCGTCCGTCTCCTCGCCGATCCGGATCACCGGGTGATCGCGGCCTATGGTGCCTGGGTCCCGAAGAAGATGTACGGAAAGGAGTACATGGGAATCGAACGGAGCACTTTCATCATCGATACCGAGGGAACGGTCGCCGCCGTGTGGCGGAAGGTGAAGGTGAAGGGGCATGTGGCCGAGGTGAAGGCAAAGCTCGAGGCACTGAAAGCAGACGATGCAGCATAATCTTGCAGGAGAAACGGCAATGCAAACACCGTCATTCTCCACCCGCCATATCACCCCAGAATCCCGCCAGGGCCCAAAACACCGCCTCCCGCACCGCCTCTATCCTCTCCGAATCCGCACTACCATCCTCCGCCTCGTACAGGCACCGGTTCACTTCGCACTGCACCCACGGGATCCGGTGCCGCCGGTAATGAAACCGCGAGATAAATCCGCCGGTGAACGGATCGTTCAGCCGCACCGAACCCTCCCCGAACTCCGCCGAAAACCGGGCCGCGAGAGCCGCCATCCATTCGGGCGGGCAGGTCACCGGCATCTTCCCCGGCCTCGGCATTCCGTCCCTGTCGCCGCCGTTCGAGAGGCAGATAAGCGGCCGGGCGGTGCCGGGGTTCTTCTTTCCCGGCGGGTTTTCGGGCAGCATGCTGTGGCAGTCGAAACCGATCCGGATGGTTCCCTCTTCGAGGGCGTTTTTTATCCTGATGTGGAACGGGAAGTAAT includes these proteins:
- a CDS encoding alkyl hydroperoxide reductase, with product MTELTRGMPAPAFCLPDADGKEVCLADFKDRWLILYFYPKDNSSGCTLEARSFSDEMEDFARLEAAIIGISPDSVTSHKRFAEKQNLSVRLLADPDHRVIAAYGAWVPKKMYGKEYMGIERSTFIIDTEGTVAAVWRKVKVKGHVAEVKAKLEALKADDAA
- a CDS encoding N-formylglutamate amidohydrolase → MTAFPAGPGGYPFLISIPHGGTKIPGELSGRIALSSGEVAYYSDPHTRRLFDFGNRVAACVTADVSRTAIDVNRSPLHLPPAYPDGVLKTVTVGGTPVYRPGSFPDEPLIHLLLLRYYFPFHIRIKNALEEGTIRIGFDCHSMLPENPPGKKNPGTARPLICLSNGGDRDGMPRPGKMPVTCPPEWMAALAARFSAEFGEGSVRLNDPFTGGFISRFHYRRHRIPWVQCEVNRCLYEAEDGSADSERIEAVREAVFWALAGFWGDMAGGE